In a genomic window of Oikeobacillus pervagus:
- a CDS encoding hydantoinase/oxoprolinase family protein, with amino-acid sequence MKEYRVAVDVGGTFTDVFVFNDQTKDMFVTKTSSTPSHPEKGILAGLEKAGINGSDIKTFSHGTTVGTNALIERKLPKTALVTTKGFRDVPEIRRGTKLELWDAYDDVAPPYIKRRDRFELTERVDYSGKVTQSIIDSEARELARKLKNRGVESVAICFMNAYMNNENELAVKKIFEEELEGVYICTSGETLPEIFEHERMSTTIVNAVLGPIISRYIQKLENEMKKKEYDGDILVIHSGGGVMTSETVPRYSARLASSGIAAGAIASKYIANLCGFQNAIGLDMGGTSTDISLMYEGDLRVTKDWYIEYGYPIGFPSIEILTIGAGGGSIAWVDQGGSLRNGPHSAGADPGPACYGQGGEEPTNTDANLVLGRLSTKLLNGQMQLDKSQSIQSIKKIANVYNYSAEEAANAVLKVANANMCDALRLISVRRGYDPRDFALVSFGGAGALHGAYLAKEMEIPTVIVPPHPGVAAAMGCLLVDVQHDVTKTFLADCDSVSIADLEQEFSAMEKEANELLEEEGVDIENRHFVRFMEMRYAGQWRSLAITTSRPITLIEAELEKFHEEHAREFAFSNRDQKVEIFGLRVSAIGTVPKPTIPTYESTGNLEEALKENRPVYFEETNGYVETPVYFRPDIPVDTEINGPAIIEQLDSTVVIPPGFRAEIDQYQNILIHTK; translated from the coding sequence ATGAAAGAATATCGTGTGGCAGTCGATGTTGGAGGGACATTTACCGATGTATTTGTTTTTAATGATCAAACGAAAGATATGTTTGTGACGAAAACATCTTCAACTCCCTCTCATCCTGAAAAAGGGATCTTAGCTGGTTTAGAAAAGGCAGGGATTAATGGCAGCGATATTAAGACATTTTCACATGGGACAACAGTTGGTACAAATGCTTTAATCGAAAGAAAACTTCCCAAAACAGCCTTAGTCACAACGAAAGGATTCCGTGATGTTCCTGAAATTCGTAGGGGGACAAAACTTGAATTATGGGATGCTTATGATGATGTTGCTCCGCCTTATATTAAAAGGCGTGATCGTTTTGAACTAACAGAGAGAGTAGATTACTCAGGGAAAGTCACGCAAAGTATTATCGACTCCGAAGCAAGAGAGTTAGCTAGAAAGTTAAAGAATCGTGGAGTGGAGTCTGTCGCAATTTGCTTTATGAATGCTTATATGAATAATGAAAATGAATTAGCTGTGAAGAAAATTTTCGAAGAGGAACTTGAAGGAGTGTATATTTGTACTTCAGGTGAAACATTACCAGAAATTTTTGAACATGAGCGAATGAGTACAACGATTGTGAATGCAGTACTTGGCCCTATCATTAGTCGCTATATTCAAAAACTAGAAAATGAAATGAAAAAGAAAGAGTACGACGGGGATATTCTAGTCATTCACTCTGGTGGAGGAGTAATGACAAGTGAAACGGTTCCGAGATATTCTGCGAGATTAGCAAGTTCTGGTATTGCGGCTGGAGCGATTGCCAGTAAATATATTGCAAACTTATGTGGTTTCCAAAATGCGATTGGACTTGATATGGGTGGGACTAGTACAGATATCTCCCTCATGTATGAAGGGGATTTACGTGTGACGAAAGATTGGTATATCGAATATGGATATCCGATTGGATTTCCATCGATTGAAATCCTAACGATTGGAGCAGGTGGTGGAAGTATCGCTTGGGTCGATCAAGGGGGATCATTAAGAAATGGTCCGCACAGTGCGGGGGCTGATCCTGGTCCTGCATGTTATGGACAAGGTGGGGAAGAGCCTACGAATACGGATGCCAATCTTGTACTTGGACGACTTAGCACGAAATTGTTAAATGGACAAATGCAGTTAGATAAAAGTCAGTCTATTCAATCTATCAAAAAAATTGCAAACGTTTACAATTATAGTGCAGAAGAAGCAGCTAATGCGGTATTAAAGGTTGCCAATGCTAATATGTGTGACGCCCTCCGCCTTATTTCTGTTCGTCGTGGGTATGACCCCCGTGATTTCGCACTCGTTTCATTTGGAGGAGCAGGTGCCTTGCATGGCGCTTACTTAGCGAAAGAAATGGAAATTCCAACGGTGATTGTGCCTCCACATCCGGGAGTTGCGGCAGCGATGGGGTGTCTTTTAGTGGATGTTCAGCATGATGTAACGAAAACTTTCCTAGCAGATTGTGACTCGGTTTCAATTGCTGACTTGGAACAGGAGTTTTCTGCAATGGAAAAAGAGGCGAACGAGCTTCTTGAAGAAGAAGGTGTGGATATAGAGAATCGCCATTTCGTTCGCTTTATGGAAATGCGTTATGCAGGGCAATGGCGTTCCTTAGCAATCACCACATCACGTCCGATAACATTGATCGAGGCAGAGTTGGAGAAATTCCATGAAGAACATGCGCGCGAATTTGCTTTTTCCAATCGTGACCAAAAGGTAGAAATATTCGGTTTGCGCGTATCAGCAATTGGTACAGTTCCTAAACCAACTATCCCTACTTATGAATCAACAGGAAATTTAGAAGAAGCATTGAAAGAAAACCGCCCTGTATATTTTGAAGAAACAAATGGATATGTTGAAACTCCTGTCTATTTCCGTCCGGATATTCCAGTGGATACAGAAATCAATGGTCCTGCTATTATTGAACAATTAGATTCAACGGTTGTTATCCCACCAGGCTTCCGTGCAGAAATCGATCAATATCAAAATATATTAATTCATACGAAATAA
- a CDS encoding hydantoinase B/oxoprolinase family protein, with amino-acid sequence METKTVQTFKSKLDPVTFEVLKNAFVNLVDQMSEQILRTCYSFVIYNRDFSSSLCDAEGNTIMQGTQDISVHVGTLHLTAKAVIEDFGEDIHPGDVFIINDPYRGGTHFNDTRLIRPVFYQDQLIAFMQCNGHWADMGGSVPGSFDIQSKDHYGEGMRIPPLRIYSKGVYLKDVGNMLVANMRVPEERLGDLRSQAEATKVGEQQLLALVKKYGIDTVLTAFSEVQDYVERLTRARIGELPNGTWETTDYIDMDPEIGDGLIPIQVKMTIRGDEIEYDLSGSHPYIGCFLNAGFGASLSSCYAGTKTFFPDIPLNSGFYRVVNIHLPEDSVVNAPWPIAVTGFCSGAYEKILNSCFEIWSHIMPERALACSFNLEYLLIGGWDRRASGNQYFMWYDWMAGGHGGRSDRDGANVMSPVFGVGLSIQPCEGQERLSPVLTTKHEIIPDSGGPGKFRGGVGLEKGGIISEAKDVVMSYCCDRARSVTWGIFGGLPSNPHGAVLNPGTEQEQYLGAIFSNVKIKSGDMFTRPSAGGGGLGDPLERDPKSVLEDVIDGYVTIKRAEKDYGVVIEEIDRDLDLYRIDERKTMETKEYIRLNRKKWLEEDPEKIVQRYDDGEIDQLDLIRRYGVIIDFATNQLLPKSTSQFREMLKKRSVQYWK; translated from the coding sequence ATGGAAACTAAAACGGTTCAAACGTTTAAAAGTAAGTTGGATCCTGTTACATTTGAAGTGTTAAAAAATGCTTTTGTGAACCTTGTCGATCAAATGTCTGAACAAATTTTGCGTACGTGTTATTCTTTCGTTATTTACAATCGTGATTTTAGTTCCTCTTTATGTGATGCAGAAGGCAATACTATTATGCAGGGGACGCAAGATATTTCTGTCCATGTCGGTACTTTGCATTTAACAGCTAAAGCAGTGATTGAAGACTTTGGGGAGGATATTCATCCTGGTGATGTTTTTATCATCAATGACCCATATCGTGGGGGGACCCATTTCAATGATACACGCCTTATTCGACCTGTCTTCTATCAAGACCAATTGATCGCCTTTATGCAGTGTAATGGCCATTGGGCGGACATGGGGGGATCTGTACCGGGATCTTTTGATATCCAATCAAAGGATCATTATGGGGAAGGAATGAGAATCCCACCACTTCGGATTTATTCGAAAGGTGTGTATTTAAAAGACGTTGGAAACATGCTTGTAGCGAATATGCGTGTTCCGGAAGAAAGACTGGGGGATTTAAGATCACAAGCAGAGGCAACAAAAGTGGGAGAGCAACAACTGCTTGCACTTGTGAAAAAATACGGAATCGATACAGTGTTAACTGCATTTTCCGAAGTACAGGATTATGTAGAACGCTTAACAAGAGCACGTATTGGCGAACTTCCTAACGGAACATGGGAGACAACGGATTATATTGATATGGATCCCGAAATCGGCGATGGATTGATCCCGATTCAAGTGAAAATGACCATTCGTGGAGATGAGATTGAGTACGATTTAAGCGGGAGTCATCCTTATATAGGTTGTTTCTTGAATGCAGGATTTGGGGCTTCACTATCCTCTTGTTATGCAGGGACGAAAACATTTTTTCCAGATATTCCGTTGAATTCAGGTTTTTATCGTGTCGTAAATATTCATTTGCCAGAAGATTCCGTTGTAAATGCACCATGGCCGATTGCAGTTACAGGGTTTTGTTCAGGAGCCTATGAAAAAATCTTAAATTCTTGTTTTGAAATCTGGTCACATATTATGCCAGAAAGAGCGTTGGCCTGTTCCTTTAATCTAGAGTATTTATTAATTGGTGGATGGGATAGAAGAGCTTCAGGAAATCAGTATTTTATGTGGTATGACTGGATGGCTGGTGGTCATGGGGGCCGTTCAGATCGGGATGGTGCAAATGTGATGTCACCTGTATTCGGAGTTGGACTTAGTATCCAACCATGTGAAGGGCAGGAACGACTATCCCCTGTTTTAACGACCAAACATGAAATCATCCCAGATTCAGGAGGACCTGGTAAATTCCGTGGTGGAGTTGGATTAGAAAAAGGCGGGATTATTTCAGAGGCAAAAGATGTTGTAATGTCTTACTGCTGTGACCGTGCACGATCTGTCACTTGGGGAATATTCGGTGGATTGCCGTCCAATCCACATGGGGCAGTCTTAAATCCCGGAACCGAACAGGAGCAATATTTGGGAGCCATCTTTTCCAATGTAAAAATCAAGTCAGGAGATATGTTCACCCGTCCATCTGCTGGAGGTGGGGGTCTTGGCGATCCATTAGAGCGTGACCCCAAATCCGTTCTTGAAGATGTCATTGATGGATATGTCACGATCAAGCGGGCTGAGAAAGATTACGGGGTTGTGATAGAGGAAATCGATCGCGATCTTGATTTATATCGGATTGACGAAAGGAAGACAATGGAAACTAAAGAATATATCCGATTAAATCGTAAAAAATGGTTAGAAGAAGACCCGGAAAAAATAGTTCAACGGTACGATGATGGGGAAATTGACCAATTAGATTTAATCCGTCGTTACGGAGTTATTATAGATTTTGCGACAAATCAGCTTTTACCGAAATCAACATCGCAATTTAGAGAAATGTTAAAAAAACGTTCAGTGCAGTATTGGAAATAA
- a CDS encoding nitrous oxide reductase accessory protein NosL, whose amino-acid sequence MKKQILLGSILTLALGGLAGCSEDTAKEPKDNMKGNKQEVAQKEETTNKKTEAVHEHGEPNEHTTCAFCDMKVYMKDEDMGQFTAKLVTEDNETLFFDDVGCLLNYERDMEGKAKERYVRDYQSTDWVKVDDSTVAKADIKTPMNYGYAFFAKKEDGQKFIDENEKIHAKEATWKEIDEVALQRYMKKKQMQKNGDGQMDHHNMDNGSSNAEEKPMQH is encoded by the coding sequence ATGAAAAAGCAGATTCTTTTAGGGAGTATTTTAACACTTGCTTTAGGGGGATTGGCTGGATGTTCAGAGGATACAGCCAAGGAACCTAAAGATAACATGAAGGGCAATAAACAAGAAGTGGCACAAAAAGAAGAAACAACAAATAAAAAGACCGAAGCTGTACATGAACATGGTGAGCCAAATGAACATACAACATGTGCGTTTTGTGATATGAAAGTGTACATGAAAGACGAAGACATGGGTCAATTTACAGCAAAATTAGTAACAGAAGATAATGAAACCCTATTCTTTGATGATGTAGGTTGTCTATTAAACTATGAAAGAGACATGGAAGGGAAGGCAAAAGAAAGATATGTTCGTGATTATCAATCCACTGATTGGGTGAAAGTAGATGATTCAACTGTTGCGAAAGCCGACATCAAAACGCCGATGAATTACGGTTATGCTTTCTTTGCAAAGAAAGAAGATGGACAAAAGTTTATTGACGAAAACGAAAAAATTCATGCTAAAGAAGCCACATGGAAGGAAATTGATGAGGTAGCATTACAAAGATATATGAAGAAGAAACAAATGCAAAAGAATGGTGATGGACAAATGGATCACCATAACATGGACAATGGTAGTTCAAATGCGGAAGAAAAGCCGATGCAACATTAA
- a CDS encoding ABC transporter ATP-binding protein, with protein MIDFQNVAKSFQKTNRIEALTFSVQPGECLALCGGNGAGKSTIIKMMTGIYTPSSGSISLNGFNVSKKENQYKKQFAYMPDNIYFPPSLSGEEVLQYFADLQGANRSEVDDLLRLVGLYEERKKKVKVYSKGMQQRIAFAQSLLSDSPIWILDEPTNGLDPYWVHRLKEIVLAKKAEGKTIVFSTHILSVVEDIADTLLFIQDGKMFIHESVPCLLEKGNNLEEALFQQYQ; from the coding sequence ATGATAGACTTTCAAAATGTGGCGAAATCATTCCAAAAAACAAATCGAATTGAAGCCCTCACCTTTTCTGTTCAACCAGGGGAATGTTTGGCTCTTTGTGGAGGAAACGGAGCAGGGAAGAGTACAATTATCAAAATGATGACAGGAATCTATACTCCTTCGTCAGGATCGATTTCATTAAATGGTTTCAACGTATCAAAAAAGGAGAATCAGTATAAGAAACAGTTTGCTTATATGCCTGATAATATTTACTTTCCTCCCTCCCTTTCAGGTGAAGAAGTGTTGCAATACTTCGCTGATTTACAAGGAGCCAATCGTTCTGAGGTTGATGATTTATTACGATTAGTAGGACTATATGAAGAAAGAAAAAAGAAAGTAAAAGTGTACTCAAAAGGAATGCAACAAAGGATCGCATTTGCTCAGAGTTTACTTTCTGATTCCCCCATATGGATTTTAGATGAACCAACAAATGGACTCGATCCCTATTGGGTCCATCGATTAAAAGAAATCGTGTTAGCAAAAAAAGCGGAGGGAAAAACAATTGTTTTTTCTACACATATCTTATCGGTTGTGGAAGATATCGCGGATACTTTATTATTTATTCAAGACGGAAAAATGTTTATTCATGAATCTGTTCCCTGTTTGCTTGAGAAGGGAAATAATTTGGAAGAAGCATTGTTTCAACAATACCAATAA
- a CDS encoding ABC transporter permease, which translates to MSLFTVTRHEWKMSMRSRWMMIFAFLFTVLAAIILFFGNETAKSGYEGFSRMTANLLNLSLFLIPLLTLLIGSLLFSGEKEDGRLALLMTYPISPFSLIAGKYTGLFLSLSIVLLLGYSVSGILLLFFGGAAFSLLLLFFFLSLFLTMMFLSISMLIGVLANSRLHALGLGIFCWAFFVLFYEFIIMALTTMAPPNSVLPILTISVFLNPVELIRVFTVIFLGSGTVFGPTIYDFTIWAESGWGTFMFFVSCLLWTVIPLVMANILLKRGNKV; encoded by the coding sequence ATGAGCCTCTTTACTGTCACCCGTCATGAATGGAAAATGTCGATGCGCAGTCGCTGGATGATGATCTTCGCCTTTTTATTTACCGTTTTGGCTGCGATCATCTTATTTTTTGGAAATGAAACAGCGAAAAGTGGGTATGAAGGGTTTAGTCGAATGACGGCAAATCTTCTCAATCTCTCTTTGTTTCTTATTCCGCTTCTTACTTTATTGATTGGAAGCTTATTGTTTTCAGGGGAAAAGGAAGATGGCAGACTCGCCTTATTAATGACGTACCCTATCTCTCCTTTTTCACTGATTGCCGGTAAGTATACAGGATTATTTTTGTCGCTTTCCATTGTCTTATTGCTTGGCTATAGTGTGTCAGGGATTTTATTACTCTTTTTTGGAGGGGCTGCCTTCTCTTTATTGCTACTATTCTTCTTTTTATCCTTATTCTTAACGATGATGTTTTTATCTATTTCCATGTTGATTGGGGTATTGGCAAACAGCCGTTTACATGCATTAGGTTTAGGAATTTTCTGTTGGGCATTTTTTGTTTTATTCTATGAATTTATCATAATGGCCCTTACAACGATGGCACCGCCCAATAGTGTATTACCGATCTTAACGATATCCGTCTTTTTGAATCCTGTTGAATTAATTCGTGTGTTTACTGTTATTTTTTTAGGAAGTGGAACGGTTTTTGGACCAACTATTTACGATTTTACCATTTGGGCAGAGAGTGGTTGGGGGACTTTCATGTTTTTCGTTTCTTGTCTCCTATGGACTGTGATCCCTCTCGTAATGGCAAATATATTATTAAAAAGGGGGAATAAAGTATGA
- a CDS encoding nitrous oxide reductase accessory protein NosL has translation MKKLWIIPIMFILVACGKEASLDPVEINPDIDVCHVCNMSITETDFATEVIFEDGKVEKFDDLGCMIEYVKEHKDEKIAKKYVKETKSGDWIELEKASFAFDREFWTPMSYGVLPFRNEDEAKKYIQDEGTGRIISYDELWAHRWGVEQ, from the coding sequence TTGAAAAAATTATGGATCATACCCATTATGTTTATTTTAGTAGCTTGTGGGAAAGAAGCTTCCTTGGATCCTGTTGAGATTAATCCGGATATTGATGTCTGTCATGTATGTAATATGAGCATTACCGAAACTGATTTTGCTACTGAGGTGATTTTTGAAGATGGCAAAGTAGAAAAATTTGATGATCTTGGTTGTATGATTGAATATGTAAAAGAACATAAGGATGAAAAAATAGCGAAAAAATATGTCAAAGAGACTAAAAGTGGTGATTGGATTGAATTAGAAAAGGCCTCTTTCGCTTTTGATCGCGAATTTTGGACGCCCATGTCCTATGGAGTTCTCCCTTTCAGAAATGAAGATGAAGCAAAAAAGTATATTCAAGATGAAGGAACAGGACGAATTATATCTTATGATGAACTATGGGCACATCGCTGGGGTGTGGAACAATGA
- the nosD gene encoding nitrous oxide reductase family maturation protein NosD has product MKKWVLFIVIFTCFFPYPTKAETVIHIPKGHSIQEAIDNSPSGSVIKVEKGTYKESLTITKPIQLKAEGKVVIDGNHQGHVIHIKANDVKLEGFTIIHSNKNAKDAGIFLDQVEKTSIKNNHLQQVYYGIYVNGGHDHHIKNNTITSLHEHFSKRGNGIHLLGTTGNVIENNKMTMVQDGVYFDEANENQITQNQVTGSRYALHFMFSKDNSVTKNRLNENINGLMIMNSEKLIIQHNQLSKNLNYRGYGALIFDSDDVVMRNNNVTYNHTGISLQDARNVKVLQNTIAGNFIGLEVRGESKDNLISNNQFVGNIMQNKISTEGVYLDNGQIGNYWDDQHSYDLDGNGIGDLPYQTNSGYERLLEKYPHYQFYFESPAMNLWHSVEKMFPTIAKSTGLDRYPLTDSSGKGNFGMGTIIVLSVFSVILLFLQWKRRVHS; this is encoded by the coding sequence ATGAAAAAATGGGTGTTGTTTATCGTCATCTTTACTTGTTTCTTCCCTTATCCAACGAAAGCAGAAACAGTTATTCACATTCCTAAAGGTCATTCGATTCAAGAGGCTATTGATAATTCCCCTAGTGGATCAGTTATTAAAGTTGAAAAAGGAACGTACAAAGAATCCTTAACGATTACCAAACCCATTCAATTAAAAGCAGAAGGAAAAGTCGTGATCGATGGGAATCATCAAGGCCATGTTATCCATATAAAAGCGAATGATGTTAAGTTGGAAGGTTTCACCATCATCCACTCAAATAAAAATGCAAAGGATGCTGGAATTTTTCTTGACCAAGTAGAGAAAACGAGTATAAAGAACAATCATCTCCAACAAGTCTATTATGGGATTTATGTAAATGGTGGTCACGATCATCATATAAAAAATAATACGATCACAAGTTTACATGAACATTTTTCAAAAAGGGGAAACGGAATTCATTTGCTTGGAACAACAGGAAATGTAATTGAAAACAATAAAATGACCATGGTTCAGGACGGAGTGTATTTTGATGAAGCAAATGAAAATCAAATCACTCAAAACCAAGTGACAGGATCCCGGTATGCTCTTCATTTTATGTTTTCAAAAGATAATTCTGTTACGAAAAATCGACTAAATGAGAATATCAATGGTTTGATGATTATGAATTCCGAAAAGTTAATCATTCAACATAACCAACTATCAAAGAATTTAAATTATCGCGGATATGGAGCGCTAATTTTTGATTCCGATGATGTTGTGATGCGGAATAATAATGTGACCTATAATCATACAGGTATATCTTTACAAGATGCCCGCAATGTCAAAGTGCTCCAAAATACCATTGCTGGAAATTTTATCGGGCTAGAAGTAAGGGGTGAGAGTAAGGATAATTTAATCTCAAACAACCAATTTGTCGGGAATATTATGCAAAACAAAATCAGTACGGAAGGGGTCTATTTAGATAATGGACAAATAGGGAATTATTGGGATGACCAACACTCCTATGATTTAGATGGGAATGGGATTGGGGATCTTCCCTATCAAACAAATTCTGGATATGAACGTTTATTAGAAAAATACCCACATTATCAATTTTATTTTGAAAGCCCTGCCATGAATTTATGGCATTCTGTCGAGAAGATGTTTCCGACTATCGCCAAATCGACTGGACTGGATCGTTATCCACTCACGGACTCCTCAGGGAAAGGAAACTTTGGAATGGGTACCATCATCGTATTAAGTGTATTCAGTGTCATCTTGTTATTTTTACAATGGAAACGGAGGGTTCACTCTTGA
- the thiT gene encoding energy-coupled thiamine transporter ThiT, with the protein MRNSNLQGMIEAAIFAAFAFVLDLLPSIDITPAISISFAMVPIFIIAFRWGFKMSFFSGLLWGILQLLLGDAWVVTPIQVIMEYFIAFAFIGFAGLLMPQIQRDLNDNKKGKAFAWMVLATLIGSFARYVWHYIAGVIFFGEYAPEGVSPSWYSLTVNGPAMLLNFLLCAAVLILLVSTAPRLMKK; encoded by the coding sequence ATGAGAAATTCAAATTTACAGGGAATGATCGAAGCAGCTATTTTTGCTGCCTTTGCTTTTGTACTTGACTTATTACCATCCATTGATATTACGCCAGCGATTTCAATTTCATTTGCAATGGTTCCTATTTTTATTATTGCCTTTCGCTGGGGTTTTAAAATGAGCTTTTTTTCCGGATTGCTTTGGGGAATTTTACAGTTATTACTCGGTGATGCCTGGGTTGTGACACCAATCCAAGTCATTATGGAATATTTTATTGCCTTTGCCTTTATTGGATTTGCTGGACTTCTAATGCCACAAATTCAGCGTGATTTAAATGACAACAAAAAAGGAAAAGCATTTGCTTGGATGGTATTGGCCACTTTGATCGGCAGTTTCGCTAGATATGTTTGGCATTATATTGCAGGAGTTATTTTCTTTGGGGAATACGCACCAGAGGGAGTCTCACCTAGTTGGTACTCGCTCACCGTAAATGGCCCAGCGATGTTGTTGAATTTTCTCCTTTGTGCTGCTGTACTTATTTTATTAGTTTCCACAGCTCCTAGATTAATGAAGAAATAA
- a CDS encoding plasmid pRiA4b ORF-3 family protein, which produces MVQIKNSFIYQFKISLRHIEPMIWRIFQVSNQISFKTLHEVIQTVMGWDDAHLYEFKYGPIVIGVPLDDFVGTEVHKDASKMKISSLSLKLGDVLQYQYDFGDHWQHLLELEGIFPRNPQSVLPICLGGERACPPEDIGGVPGYQYLLHLLQPSSASDQYTELISSIGEMYDPEFFHLDQVNWNLKKLK; this is translated from the coding sequence ATGGTCCAAATAAAAAACTCCTTCATCTACCAATTTAAAATTTCACTACGCCATATTGAACCTATGATTTGGAGAATTTTTCAAGTATCTAATCAAATTTCATTTAAAACATTACATGAAGTGATTCAAACGGTTATGGGATGGGATGATGCACATCTCTATGAGTTCAAATATGGTCCTATTGTCATTGGTGTCCCTTTAGATGATTTTGTTGGAACGGAAGTACATAAGGATGCAAGTAAAATGAAAATATCATCTTTATCTTTAAAATTAGGTGATGTTTTACAATATCAGTATGACTTTGGGGATCATTGGCAACATCTTTTAGAATTGGAGGGGATTTTCCCTAGGAATCCTCAATCGGTTCTTCCTATTTGTTTGGGGGGAGAGAGAGCCTGTCCTCCCGAAGATATTGGCGGGGTTCCTGGGTATCAATATCTTCTTCATTTACTACAACCATCTTCAGCATCTGATCAATATACTGAATTGATTTCATCGATTGGAGAAATGTATGACCCAGAGTTTTTTCATTTGGACCAAGTGAATTGGAATTTAAAAAAGCTAAAATAG
- a CDS encoding YdcF family protein, translating to MDGVEVKKKMSLYAMLFILVSIGGFVFLHSQMKNVAKESPPNEVPYMIVLGAKVNGEEMSLSLRERAKTALEYSKKNPSTMLILSGGQGDGEDITEAEALRRFFLENGVEQERLLLETNSTSTYENLKFTKELYQVEEAVIVSNDFHLYRSVKLAEKLGIKAYPLSAKTPKVVQFQLYVREYFAILKMYLLGK from the coding sequence ATGGATGGTGTAGAAGTGAAGAAAAAAATGAGCTTATACGCAATGCTATTCATTCTCGTTTCCATTGGGGGATTCGTCTTTTTACATAGCCAAATGAAAAATGTAGCAAAAGAGTCTCCACCTAATGAGGTTCCTTATATGATTGTTCTTGGGGCAAAAGTGAATGGGGAAGAAATGTCTCTAAGCTTACGTGAAAGAGCCAAAACCGCACTAGAATATAGTAAAAAAAATCCCTCCACTATGCTGATTTTATCAGGGGGCCAAGGAGATGGAGAAGATATTACAGAAGCTGAGGCCTTGCGTCGCTTTTTCCTTGAAAATGGTGTCGAACAGGAACGCCTTTTATTAGAGACAAATTCGACCTCCACTTATGAAAATTTAAAATTTACAAAGGAACTTTATCAGGTGGAGGAGGCGGTAATCGTGAGCAATGACTTCCATTTGTATCGTTCTGTAAAATTAGCTGAAAAATTAGGGATCAAAGCCTATCCTTTAAGTGCAAAAACGCCTAAAGTCGTCCAGTTTCAATTATATGTAAGAGAATATTTCGCAATTTTAAA